In the Vogesella sp. XCS3 genome, TGCCTGGGCCATCACCCGCTTTGACTTCCGTGGCAAGCAGTTGCTGATCACGCTGATCGACCTGCCGTTTTCGGTGTCGCCGGTGGTGGCCGGCCTGATCTACGTGCTGGTGTTCAGCAGCCACGGCTGGTTTGGCCCGTGGCTGGCCGAGCACGATATCAAGGTGATCTTTGCCGTGCCCGGCATCGTGCTGGCCACCATTTTTGTCACCGTGCCGTTTGTGGCGCGCGAGCTGATCCCGCTGCTGCAGGCGCAGGGGCGCGAGGAAGAAGAAGCCGCCGTGGTGCTGGGGGCGCGTGGCTGGCAGGTGTTCTGGTACGTAACGCTGCCCAATGTGCGCTGGGCGTTGCTGTACGGCGTGATCCTCAGCAATGCACGCGCCATGGGCGAGTTTGGCGCGGTGTCGGTGGTATCCGGCCATATCCGCGGCGAAACCAACACCCTGCCGCTGCACGTGGAAATTCTTTACAACGAGTACAACTTCGCGGCTGCCTTTGCCGTGGCGTCGCTGCTGGCCCTGTTGGCGCTGGTGACGCTGGCGGTGAAGAGCTGGGTGGAATGGCGTGCCAGCAACAGCCTGGTGCAGGAGGATTGAGATGAGCATTCAGGTACAAAACATTCACAAGGCGTTCGGCAGCTTCGTGGCGCTGGACAATCTGACCCTGGACTTCCCCGCCGGCGAGCTGGTGGCACTGCTGGGCCCGTCCGGCTGCGGCAAGACCACGCTGCTGCGCGTCATCGCCGGCCTGGAGCAGGCCGATAGTGGCAAGGTGCTGCTGGACGGCGAAGACGCCTCCGACACCCACGTGCGCGAGCGCCAGGTGGGCTTTGTGTTCCAGCACTACGCTCTGTTCCGCCACATGACCGTGTTCGATAACGTGGCCTTCGGCCTGCGCATGAAGCCGCGCGGCCAACGCCCGTCCGAGGCCGAGATCAAGCGCAAGGTGCACGAGCTGTTGAACCTGGTGCAGCTGGACTGGCTGGCCGACCGCTTCCCGGCGCAGCTGTCCGGCGGCCAGCGCCAGCGTATTGCGCTGGCCCGCGCCCTGGCGGTAGAGCCGCGCGTGCTGCTGCTGGACGAGCCGTTCGGCGCGCTGGACGCCAAGGTGCGCAAAGAGCTGCGCCGCTGGCTGCGCCGCCTGCACGACGAGCTGCACATCACCTCCATTTTTGTGACCCACGACCAGGAAGAAGCGCTGGAAGTGGCCGACCGCGTGGTACTGATGAACCACGGCCGTGTCGAGCAGATCGGTAGCCCGGCCGAGGTGTACCGCCAGCCGGCCACGCCGTTCGTGTACGGCTTTCTGGGTGCGGCCAACCGTTTTGAAGGCAGCAGCAGCGCCGGCGGCATCGCCGTCGGTGCCAGCACGCTTACCGGCGAGGCGCAGCCGGAGCACGG is a window encoding:
- the cysW gene encoding sulfate ABC transporter permease subunit CysW, producing the protein MAGAVSSLSVQHDKAGLLESRQATREAPWVKYTILTIALGFFAVFLLLPLIVVFVEALAKGWDTYLTALVEPDALSAVKLTLLAAAISVPLNLVFGVAAAWAITRFDFRGKQLLITLIDLPFSVSPVVAGLIYVLVFSSHGWFGPWLAEHDIKVIFAVPGIVLATIFVTVPFVARELIPLLQAQGREEEEAAVVLGARGWQVFWYVTLPNVRWALLYGVILSNARAMGEFGAVSVVSGHIRGETNTLPLHVEILYNEYNFAAAFAVASLLALLALVTLAVKSWVEWRASNSLVQED
- a CDS encoding sulfate/molybdate ABC transporter ATP-binding protein, which gives rise to MSIQVQNIHKAFGSFVALDNLTLDFPAGELVALLGPSGCGKTTLLRVIAGLEQADSGKVLLDGEDASDTHVRERQVGFVFQHYALFRHMTVFDNVAFGLRMKPRGQRPSEAEIKRKVHELLNLVQLDWLADRFPAQLSGGQRQRIALARALAVEPRVLLLDEPFGALDAKVRKELRRWLRRLHDELHITSIFVTHDQEEALEVADRVVLMNHGRVEQIGSPAEVYRQPATPFVYGFLGAANRFEGSSSAGGIAVGASTLTGEAQPEHGKVVAFVRPHELDIVLQADASGIPARISRVLTLGALTRVELEGLADVAGQHFDVELHAANPLVAQLAAGQTVRLQPRQVRVFAQPETAGAA